From the Maioricimonas rarisocia genome, one window contains:
- the rho gene encoding transcription termination factor Rho — protein sequence MARVTKSTSRAVRAESTTVDLDDPPLKRSNARSSGEESASSDDFSDESEIVNPADERYEEVKRGDIHIAALQRMTMKELIDLARREKISEYTGLKKQDLIFRILKERTKMNGLMFGEGTLEILPDGFGFLRSPDYHYLPCPDDIYVSPSQIRRFGLRNGATVAGQIRPPKENERYFALLRVEAINGHDPNMLAEKVPFDDLTPLHPKDRLRLADESHDISTRVVDIVAPIGMGQRGLIVSPPRAGKTVLLQRLAKAVLVNHPETYVIMLLIDERPEEVTDMERQVKGPNCEVISSTFDEPPSRHIQVAEMVIEKAKRMVEYGQNVVIFLDSITRLARAWNTECPHSGKILTGGVDANALQHPKRFFGAARAVEEGGSLTIIATALVDTGSKMDEVIFEEFKGTGNTELHLDRRMVEKRVWPAIDVNKSGTRREELLMHEEELKRVWLLRRVLNDMNPVEAMELLVTRMKRTKTNEEFLMTMNLS from the coding sequence ATGGCGCGAGTGACCAAAAGCACGTCCCGTGCAGTTCGTGCGGAGTCGACCACTGTCGACCTCGACGATCCTCCCCTGAAACGATCAAACGCCCGGTCTTCGGGTGAAGAGTCGGCGTCGTCGGACGACTTCAGCGACGAGAGCGAGATCGTCAATCCCGCCGACGAACGCTACGAAGAGGTCAAGCGGGGCGACATCCACATCGCCGCCCTGCAGCGAATGACCATGAAAGAACTGATCGATCTCGCCCGCCGCGAGAAGATCAGCGAATACACCGGACTGAAGAAACAGGACCTCATCTTCCGGATCCTCAAGGAACGGACGAAGATGAACGGCCTGATGTTCGGCGAGGGGACGCTCGAGATCCTGCCCGACGGGTTCGGATTTCTCCGCAGCCCCGACTATCACTACCTCCCCTGCCCGGACGACATCTACGTCTCGCCGAGCCAGATCCGCCGCTTCGGCCTCCGCAACGGTGCAACCGTCGCGGGACAGATCCGTCCGCCGAAGGAAAACGAGCGGTACTTCGCCCTGCTGCGGGTCGAAGCGATCAACGGGCACGACCCGAACATGCTCGCCGAGAAGGTTCCCTTCGACGACCTGACGCCGCTGCATCCCAAAGATCGTTTGCGGCTGGCCGACGAATCGCACGACATCAGTACCCGCGTGGTCGACATCGTGGCGCCGATCGGAATGGGCCAGCGTGGCCTGATCGTTTCGCCGCCGCGTGCCGGTAAGACCGTGCTGCTGCAGCGCCTTGCCAAGGCGGTCCTGGTCAACCATCCGGAAACGTACGTCATCATGCTGCTGATCGACGAACGTCCGGAAGAAGTGACCGACATGGAGCGTCAGGTCAAAGGACCGAACTGCGAAGTCATCAGCAGTACGTTCGACGAACCGCCCAGTCGCCACATCCAGGTCGCCGAGATGGTGATCGAGAAAGCCAAGCGGATGGTCGAATACGGCCAGAACGTGGTGATCTTTCTCGATTCGATCACCCGCCTGGCGCGTGCCTGGAACACCGAGTGCCCGCACTCGGGCAAGATCCTGACCGGTGGTGTCGATGCCAACGCCCTGCAGCATCCCAAACGGTTCTTCGGAGCCGCCCGTGCTGTGGAGGAAGGGGGCAGCCTGACGATCATTGCCACGGCCCTGGTCGACACCGGCTCGAAGATGGACGAAGTCATCTTCGAAGAGTTCAAGGGAACCGGTAATACCGAACTGCATCTGGACCGCCGCATGGTCGAGAAGCGGGTCTGGCCGGCAATCGACGTCAACAAGTCGGGAACGCGTCGCGAGGAACTCCTCATGCACGAGGAAGAACTCAAGCGGGTCTGGCTGCTGCGTCGTGTCCTGAATGACATGAACCCCGTCGAGGCGATGGAACTTCTGGTCACGCGAATGAAGCGAACGAAGACCAACGAAGAGTTCCTGATGACGATGAACCTCAGCTGA
- the ribH gene encoding 6,7-dimethyl-8-ribityllumazine synthase, with product MQRSDRTQSPADLRVSTGDRYAVVVSRFNDDVTGKLHDGALATLRERGADDGQIFTAWVPGAYELPIVAERLARSSQYAAVICLGAVIQGDTDHDKYINSAVAQALMRTGQETGVPVLFGVLTCHNMDQALDRAGGKAGNKGSEAALAAIEMAGLMRDLPQPSR from the coding sequence ATGCAGCGATCCGATCGAACTCAGTCTCCTGCAGACCTGCGGGTGTCCACCGGCGACCGCTATGCGGTTGTCGTCTCCCGGTTCAACGATGATGTCACGGGTAAGCTGCACGACGGCGCACTCGCAACCCTGCGGGAACGGGGAGCCGATGACGGGCAGATCTTCACCGCGTGGGTGCCGGGGGCGTATGAGTTGCCGATTGTCGCGGAACGGCTGGCCCGTAGTAGCCAGTACGCGGCGGTGATCTGCCTGGGGGCGGTGATCCAGGGAGATACGGACCACGACAAGTACATCAATTCGGCGGTCGCGCAGGCCCTGATGCGGACCGGCCAGGAGACCGGGGTGCCGGTCTTGTTCGGGGTCCTCACCTGCCATAACATGGATCAGGCGCTGGATCGTGCCGGCGGCAAGGCCGGCAACAAGGGGAGTGAAGCTGCTCTGGCAGCGATCGAGATGGCGGGTCTGATGCGAGACCTGCCTCAACCATCTCGCTGA
- the nusB gene encoding transcription antitermination factor NusB, translating to MARRSKAREVALQMLFQVDLNPDVDGRTVAQMMRERLGDSDVREFAWVLFAGVMEWRAQLDQKIQEVATNWKLSRMAATDRNCLRIGAFELLHTATPHRVVIDEALELAKKFGSDQSAQFVNGILDKLVPPERRESESSEPAEE from the coding sequence ATGGCACGCCGCAGCAAAGCCCGAGAAGTCGCCCTGCAGATGCTCTTTCAGGTCGACCTGAACCCCGACGTCGACGGACGGACGGTTGCGCAGATGATGCGCGAACGGCTGGGAGATTCTGACGTTCGCGAGTTCGCCTGGGTGCTTTTCGCCGGCGTGATGGAGTGGCGGGCTCAACTGGATCAGAAGATCCAGGAAGTGGCCACGAACTGGAAGCTCTCCCGCATGGCGGCGACCGACCGCAACTGCCTGCGGATCGGAGCCTTCGAGCTGCTGCACACCGCGACGCCGCACCGCGTCGTAATCGATGAGGCGCTCGAGCTGGCGAAGAAATTCGGCAGCGACCAGTCGGCACAGTTCGTCAACGGGATTCTGGACAAGCTCGTCCCGCCGGAACGGCGCGAGAGCGAGAGCTCGGAGCCGGCTGAGGAATAG
- a CDS encoding phytanoyl-CoA dioxygenase family protein: MTDFATRHEPVSDLFDLPAASDVDKYRLTEEQVAFFHENGYVSGIRVLTDAQCDALCEQLQPLFQPEHPGRELWYEYHTNESPDPTQVLFHALGAWRITSGFHDILWNPAFTVPASQLLDGAVRFWHDQLFCKPSRHGGVVAWHQDYSYWTRTVPMAHLTCWIGLDDTDEANGCLQYVPGSHKWTLLPITGLAGDMNAIRKVVSDEQWEALKKPTPIVLQRGEAAFHHPLMVHGSRENRTDRQRRAVVINTVRDGVQSDSDEPLLEGVPAIPKGEPLSGTFFPLLYEPRQP; encoded by the coding sequence ATGACTGACTTTGCCACACGACACGAACCGGTCAGCGATCTGTTTGACCTGCCCGCCGCTTCCGACGTCGACAAGTACCGCCTGACCGAAGAGCAGGTCGCGTTCTTCCATGAGAACGGGTACGTCAGCGGCATCCGTGTGCTGACGGACGCGCAGTGCGATGCTCTCTGCGAGCAGCTGCAGCCGCTTTTCCAGCCGGAGCATCCCGGGCGGGAACTCTGGTACGAGTATCACACCAACGAATCCCCCGATCCCACTCAGGTGCTGTTTCACGCGCTCGGCGCCTGGCGGATCACGTCCGGCTTTCATGACATCCTGTGGAACCCCGCCTTCACGGTCCCTGCCAGTCAGCTTCTTGATGGGGCGGTCCGGTTCTGGCACGACCAGCTGTTCTGCAAGCCGTCCCGACATGGCGGCGTCGTCGCGTGGCACCAGGATTATTCGTACTGGACGCGAACGGTCCCGATGGCTCACCTGACCTGCTGGATCGGGCTGGATGATACCGACGAGGCCAACGGCTGCCTGCAGTACGTGCCGGGCAGTCACAAATGGACGCTGCTGCCGATCACGGGCCTGGCCGGCGACATGAACGCCATCCGGAAGGTCGTCTCGGACGAGCAGTGGGAGGCGCTGAAAAAACCGACGCCGATCGTCCTCCAGCGGGGAGAGGCGGCATTCCATCACCCGCTGATGGTGCATGGCTCGCGTGAGAACCGGACCGATCGCCAGCGGCGGGCGGTGGTGATCAACACCGTCCGCGACGGCGTGCAGAGCGACAGTGACGAGCCGCTGCTGGAAGGCGTACCGGCAATTCCGAAGGGGGAGCCGCTGTCGGGAACGTTCTTCCCGCTGCTGTATGAGCCCCGGCAACCCTGA
- a CDS encoding biotin/lipoyl-containing protein, giving the protein MKRVNFMCTAFRDGFQSVYGARVFTKDFLPALEAARDAGIDYFEAGGGARYQSLYFYCNEDAFDMMDQFRVTAGPDANLQTLARGINVVGLESQSSDVIDMHAKLFRKHGITTIRNFDALNDVNNLIHSGQCIVNHGLKHQVCVTLMALPPGCTGAHDPDFYEQTLRGILDADIPFDSVCFKDASGTAYPATVYETIRRAREILGPDAFIHYHTHETAGISVACNRAALDAGASAIDLSLAPVSGGTCQPDLIVMWHALRGTDYELDVDIDKVREAEEIFKECMADYFLPPEAIAVEPLIPWSPMPGGALTANTQMLRDNGIMDKYPELIRAMREVVEKGGFGTSVTPVSQFYIQQAFNNVMFGPWEKIAEPYGRMVLGYFGKTPVPPDPDVVALASKQLRLQPTTTPPLELNDADPDKGLEAARRRLQKENLEESDENLFIVATCGEKGIRFLKGHGEIGVRKIDRAESEPPPEETPAEEAPVAYAVRVNGRSFQLQIEGNRVAVNGKSYEVDLQPAEAGEMPAAAPGAAPARPPMPAPAAMAAATEVHAQMPGRVLKIHVRPGDPVTDGQPILILEAMKMEVPVNAPTDGTIATVDVAVGDQVANSQLLATIG; this is encoded by the coding sequence ATGAAACGAGTCAACTTCATGTGCACGGCGTTCCGCGACGGATTCCAGTCCGTCTACGGAGCCCGCGTCTTCACGAAAGACTTTCTCCCCGCGCTCGAGGCCGCCCGAGACGCCGGCATCGACTACTTCGAGGCAGGAGGCGGGGCCCGCTACCAGTCGCTGTACTTCTACTGCAACGAAGATGCCTTCGACATGATGGACCAGTTCCGGGTCACCGCCGGCCCGGACGCGAACCTGCAGACACTCGCGCGGGGCATCAACGTCGTCGGGCTCGAATCCCAGTCCAGCGACGTCATCGACATGCACGCGAAGCTGTTCCGCAAGCATGGCATCACGACGATCCGCAACTTCGATGCCCTCAACGACGTCAACAACCTGATCCACTCCGGCCAGTGCATCGTCAACCACGGGCTGAAGCACCAGGTCTGCGTCACACTCATGGCGCTTCCCCCCGGCTGCACCGGAGCCCACGACCCCGACTTCTACGAGCAGACGCTGCGCGGCATTCTCGACGCCGACATCCCGTTCGATTCCGTCTGCTTCAAGGATGCCTCGGGAACCGCATACCCCGCAACTGTCTACGAGACGATCCGCCGCGCGAGAGAGATCCTCGGCCCCGACGCCTTCATCCATTACCACACGCACGAAACGGCGGGCATCAGCGTCGCCTGCAATCGGGCGGCGCTCGACGCCGGTGCCAGCGCCATCGACCTGTCACTCGCGCCGGTCTCCGGCGGGACGTGTCAGCCGGACCTGATCGTGATGTGGCACGCGCTGCGGGGGACCGATTACGAACTCGATGTGGATATCGACAAGGTTCGCGAGGCGGAGGAGATCTTCAAGGAATGCATGGCCGACTACTTCCTTCCGCCTGAAGCGATCGCCGTCGAGCCGCTCATCCCCTGGAGCCCCATGCCGGGCGGGGCCCTCACCGCCAACACGCAGATGCTTCGCGACAACGGCATTATGGACAAGTACCCGGAACTGATCCGGGCCATGCGCGAAGTCGTCGAGAAGGGAGGCTTCGGCACCTCCGTGACTCCGGTCTCGCAGTTCTATATCCAGCAGGCGTTCAATAACGTGATGTTCGGCCCGTGGGAGAAGATCGCCGAGCCATACGGCAGGATGGTTCTCGGATACTTCGGCAAGACGCCCGTCCCTCCCGATCCGGACGTCGTCGCTCTGGCCTCGAAGCAGCTCCGGCTTCAGCCCACCACGACGCCGCCGCTGGAGCTCAACGACGCCGACCCCGACAAGGGGCTCGAAGCGGCTCGCAGGCGACTGCAGAAGGAGAATCTCGAGGAGTCCGACGAGAACCTGTTCATCGTCGCCACCTGCGGCGAGAAGGGGATCCGGTTCCTCAAGGGGCATGGAGAGATCGGCGTCCGCAAGATCGATCGCGCCGAATCCGAGCCACCGCCGGAGGAAACACCTGCCGAGGAAGCTCCGGTTGCCTACGCGGTTCGGGTCAACGGTCGCAGCTTTCAGTTGCAGATCGAAGGGAACCGGGTCGCCGTCAACGGCAAGAGCTACGAAGTCGACCTGCAGCCGGCCGAGGCAGGGGAAATGCCCGCCGCGGCTCCAGGCGCTGCACCGGCACGACCACCGATGCCGGCTCCGGCCGCCATGGCCGCGGCAACTGAAGTCCACGCCCAGATGCCCGGTCGCGTCCTGAAAATCCACGTTCGGCCGGGCGATCCCGTGACAGACGGCCAGCCAATCCTCATCCTTGAAGCGATGAAGATGGAAGTCCCGGTCAACGCACCGACGGACGGCACCATCGCCACCGTCGACGTCGCCGTCGGGGATCAGGTGGCCAACAGCCAACTGCTTGCCACGATCGGATAA
- a CDS encoding sodium ion-translocating decarboxylase subunit beta, with product MDILLNFLRSTGFAQMEPGNAIMILIGITFVVLAIRKDYEPLLLVPIGFGMIVGNIPYVDTMSLGVYDDWTSQGKGSLQNSSVLSQIYFGVKFGLFPPLIFLGIGAMTDFSTMLSNPRLVLLGAAAQIGVFLTLLGALLLGFTPQEAASIGIIGGADGPTAIFLSSQLAPDLLGAIAISAYSYMALVPVIQPPIMKLLTTQKERRIHMKPPRYVSRREKMIFPVAAFLICALIAPGALTLLGMLFFGNLLKESLVTDRLANTARTALIDIVTILLGFAVGASTQAQTFLKAESLLIFALGAAAFAVATAGGVIFAKIMNLFLREKINPLIGAAGVSAVPDSARVVQMVGQKEDPHNMLLMHAMAPNVAGVIGSAIAAGVLWSVLVK from the coding sequence ATGGATATCCTGCTGAACTTTCTCAGGTCGACCGGCTTCGCCCAGATGGAGCCGGGCAACGCCATCATGATCCTCATCGGGATCACCTTCGTCGTCCTGGCCATCCGCAAAGACTACGAGCCGCTGCTGCTGGTCCCGATCGGGTTCGGCATGATCGTCGGCAACATCCCCTACGTCGATACGATGTCGCTGGGGGTCTACGACGACTGGACATCGCAGGGGAAAGGGAGCCTGCAGAATTCCAGCGTCCTCAGCCAGATCTACTTCGGCGTGAAGTTCGGCCTGTTTCCCCCGCTGATCTTCCTCGGCATCGGGGCCATGACCGACTTCTCGACGATGCTCTCGAATCCCAGGCTCGTCCTGCTTGGCGCTGCCGCTCAGATCGGTGTCTTTCTCACGCTGCTCGGCGCACTGCTGCTCGGGTTCACGCCGCAGGAGGCCGCCTCGATCGGCATCATTGGCGGTGCGGACGGCCCGACGGCGATCTTCCTCTCCTCGCAGCTGGCTCCCGACCTGCTGGGCGCGATCGCCATTTCCGCCTACTCCTACATGGCCCTGGTCCCCGTCATCCAGCCACCGATCATGAAGCTGCTGACGACGCAGAAGGAGCGGCGGATTCACATGAAGCCGCCCCGCTACGTCTCCCGGCGGGAGAAGATGATCTTCCCGGTGGCCGCGTTTCTGATCTGTGCCCTGATCGCTCCCGGAGCCCTGACGCTGCTGGGCATGCTGTTCTTCGGCAACCTGCTCAAGGAGAGTCTCGTCACCGACCGGCTGGCCAACACGGCGAGGACGGCACTGATCGACATCGTCACGATCCTGCTCGGGTTCGCCGTCGGCGCCAGTACGCAGGCGCAGACTTTCCTGAAGGCGGAGTCCCTGCTGATTTTCGCCCTCGGAGCTGCAGCATTCGCCGTCGCCACCGCCGGCGGGGTCATCTTTGCGAAGATCATGAACCTGTTCCTCCGCGAAAAGATCAACCCGCTGATCGGTGCCGCCGGTGTGTCGGCTGTCCCCGACTCGGCCCGCGTCGTCCAGATGGTCGGCCAGAAGGAAGACCCGCACAACATGCTGCTGATGCACGCGATGGCCCCCAACGTGGCGGGCGTGATCGGCTCGGCGATCGCCGCGGGCGTCCTCTGGTCGGTTCTGGTGAAGTAG
- a CDS encoding OadG family protein, whose translation MGFITIDPQNVVDGNGVGLALTGMLIVFTVLILISLFIACVPRLLGVLNRIFPEVDHHHAGPLRPDQPDLELVAAIGLALHQRNRGGP comes from the coding sequence ATGGGATTCATCACGATCGACCCGCAGAACGTCGTCGATGGCAACGGCGTGGGACTTGCCCTGACGGGAATGCTGATCGTCTTTACGGTCCTCATCCTCATCAGCCTCTTTATCGCATGCGTCCCCCGCTTGCTGGGTGTGCTGAACCGGATCTTTCCGGAAGTCGACCACCATCACGCCGGACCTCTCCGCCCGGACCAGCCGGACCTCGAACTCGTCGCGGCCATCGGCCTGGCGCTGCATCAGCGTAATCGCGGCGGTCCCTGA